The genomic region CGGCGCTTCAGCAGGCAGTCGCGCTTTACCACGGCGATCTGCTCCCCGGGCATTACGACGACTGGGCGCTCGCCGAACGCGCCCGGCTGCTCGGACTTTATCTTCCTGCCCTGCGCCGTCTGATCGAAGACTATGAACGGCGCCAGGAATGGGACCGCGCCCTGGACTACGCCCGGCGCGCCCTGGCCGCCGATCCCCTCGCCGAAGAATTGCATGGCGATCTCATGCGCCTGCTCGCCGCCTCCGGGCAGCCGGCCGCCGCGCTCCGGCAGTTCAAGGAAATGGAGCGGCTGCTCGCCAAAGAACTGGGCGACGAACCCTCCGCCGCGTCTCGCCAGCTGATCGCGGACCTTCGACGCATCGCCCCATCGCCCAGGACCGCGCCGGCGGCGAAACGCGGCGCCGCGCTTCCCTTGCAGATGACGCGCTTTTTCGGACGCGAAACGGAAATCGCGCAGGTGCGCGCCCTGATCGAAACCGGCGGCGCTCGATTGGTGACGCTCGCCGGGATGGGCGGCGCAGGCAAGACACGGATGGCGATCGAGACCGCCACGCGGCTCAGCGCGCACTTTCAGGACGCGGTGTTCTTCGCGCCGCTCGCGGACCTCAATGATGCGCGCCTGATCCCGAGCGTCCTCGCCGACCTCCTGACGCTGCCGGCGAGCGGCGATTCGATGCCGCTGGAGCGCGTGGCGTCCGCGCTGTCGGCGCGCCCCTCTCTGCTTGTGCTGGACAACCTGGAGCACTTGATCGACGAGGCGCCGCCGCTGATCCGGACTTTACTGGAACTCGCGCCGTCGCTGACGATCCTTGTCACCTCGCGCCAGCGGCTCAACCTGGACGGCGAACGGGAGATCGACGTGCCGCCGCTGGCCGCGCCGACCGAGGAGCTGTCCGCCGCTCCTCCGGACGCGGCGCTGGAGCGTCTGACGCGCATCGACAGCGTGCGCTTGTTCGTCGACCGCGCCCAGTCCGTCCGCCCCTCATTCGCGCTGACGCCGCAAAACGCCGAGGATATCGCCCGGCTTTGCGCGCGCCTCGACGGTCTACCCCTCGCCATTGAGCTGTGCGCGGCGTGGGCGCAGACATTGACGCCCGCCCAAATGCTGGCGCACCTGACACGCCGCTTCGATCTTCTGGTCAGCCGGCGCACGGACATCACGCCGCGTCACCGCACGCTTCGGGCGACGCTGGAGTACAGCTACCTGCTGCTTCCCCCCGATCTTCAGGATTTCTTTATCCGTCTCTCGGTGTTTCGCGGCGGCTGGACTCTGGACGCGGCGACGGCGATCTGCCGGGACGTCCCCGAGCAGGGAGCCCTCTCGACCCTTGAGGCGATCACGGAGATGCACGAGCGATCACTCGTCGCGGCGGAGGAAGTCAATGGGGAGATGCGCTACCGGATGCTGGAAACACTGCGCGAGTTTGCGGTGGAGCAGTGGACGATGGCCGTGGAAGGCCCGCTCCAGCAGCGACACGCCGAGTTCTTCCTGGCGCTGGCCGAACAGGCTGAGCCGCATTTGGCGTCTCCCGAGCAAGCCGCGTGGTTTGCGCGCCTGGAGGCTGAACACGACAACCTGCGCGCCGCGCTGGACTGGCTGATCGCGCGTCAGGATGAGGACAAGGGCCTGCGCATGGCGGTCGCGCTTTCCAAGTTTTGGGAGATGCGCGGTTATCTTCGCGAAGCGCAGCAGTGGCTGGAGCGTCTGCGGAATCTGCCCTCCCACGTTCCGCAGGACAATCTGCGCCTGCGCGCCAGAGCCCTGAACGCCTACGCGGTTTCGCTTCAGGGTCTGACCGATCTCACCCAGGCGGAGATTTACGCCCGCGAAGCCCTCGCGGCCTGGCGGACTCTGGACGACGCCTCGGGCATGGCGGGCTCTCTGGAGATACTGGGCGAGATCGCGATGATGCATGAAGATTATGGGCCGGCGGTGCGTCTCCTGGAAGAAGCTCGATCGCTGGCGCATGGCGCCGGCGACCAGGTGATGACCGCCAGCGCCGTCCACAGCCTTGGGCGGATCGCGCTCGCGCGAGAGAACTGGACGGAGGCCTGGAGCAATCTGTCGGAAAGCCTGCGCCTGCACCGGACGTTGGGCGACCAGAACAAGGCGGCCGCAGCGCTGAACAACCTGGGATTGGTGGCGCGCTATCGCGGCGAACTGATGGCGGCGCGCGATCTGCTAGGGCAGGCCCTCTCCGAACATCAAAAATTGGGGGACCGCCACCGGGTGGCGATCTCCCAGCTGAACCTCGGGACGGTAAACCGACTTGACGGTCAGTACGGCGACGCGCTGGCGGCGCTGACGCAGGCGACAACGCTGGCCCTTGAGATCGACGACCGGCGCGTTCAGGCCTGGTGTATCAAGGAGATCGGACACCTCGCATGCGCCGAGGGGCGGTTCGAGCAGGGGATGCGCCTGCTGTCGGCGTCGGAAAGCCTGCGGAAGGCGCTGGGGATCTCCTTCAGTCCCGCCGATCCGGACGAACTGGACCGGGATACGGCGCTGGGCAAAGCCGCCCTCGGCGACGCCGGCTTCGCGGCGGCCTGGACGGCGGGGGGCGCGCTCTCAGCGACGGACGCCATTGAAGAAGGCCGCGCGAACCGCGTATAATTGCGGGGTTCCGCAAAAAATCACTCAAAAATCCTCTTCCATCCGCAGATTTAAGAGTTATCGTCTGTCCATTTGGGAGTCTTTTGGGAGCGCGCCCGTATAATACTCCCAACACGCTCCAAGAGCGCTCGGCGAAGCGGCCGAGACAAAACCAAACCG from Capsulimonas corticalis harbors:
- a CDS encoding ATP-binding protein, which encodes MDSPQAHWRFELLGAMRGRLGDHVLERFQTQKTAALLAYLAYYPERRHTRESLVDILWPNADLDAGRNRLSQAVGWLRAQLEPPGSPRGGVLLADRQSVGLNPPSFVTDVSQFEAAIHAGAASEDSAPMDERRRAALQQAVALYHGDLLPGHYDDWALAERARLLGLYLPALRRLIEDYERRQEWDRALDYARRALAADPLAEELHGDLMRLLAASGQPAAALRQFKEMERLLAKELGDEPSAASRQLIADLRRIAPSPRTAPAAKRGAALPLQMTRFFGRETEIAQVRALIETGGARLVTLAGMGGAGKTRMAIETATRLSAHFQDAVFFAPLADLNDARLIPSVLADLLTLPASGDSMPLERVASALSARPSLLVLDNLEHLIDEAPPLIRTLLELAPSLTILVTSRQRLNLDGEREIDVPPLAAPTEELSAAPPDAALERLTRIDSVRLFVDRAQSVRPSFALTPQNAEDIARLCARLDGLPLAIELCAAWAQTLTPAQMLAHLTRRFDLLVSRRTDITPRHRTLRATLEYSYLLLPPDLQDFFIRLSVFRGGWTLDAATAICRDVPEQGALSTLEAITEMHERSLVAAEEVNGEMRYRMLETLREFAVEQWTMAVEGPLQQRHAEFFLALAEQAEPHLASPEQAAWFARLEAEHDNLRAALDWLIARQDEDKGLRMAVALSKFWEMRGYLREAQQWLERLRNLPSHVPQDNLRLRARALNAYAVSLQGLTDLTQAEIYAREALAAWRTLDDASGMAGSLEILGEIAMMHEDYGPAVRLLEEARSLAHGAGDQVMTASAVHSLGRIALARENWTEAWSNLSESLRLHRTLGDQNKAAAALNNLGLVARYRGELMAARDLLGQALSEHQKLGDRHRVAISQLNLGTVNRLDGQYGDALAALTQATTLALEIDDRRVQAWCIKEIGHLACAEGRFEQGMRLLSASESLRKALGISFSPADPDELDRDTALGKAALGDAGFAAAWTAGGALSATDAIEEGRANRV